The Alosa alosa isolate M-15738 ecotype Scorff River chromosome 11, AALO_Geno_1.1, whole genome shotgun sequence sequence CTGCTGGAAAAGCTGCTGCGCTCCTGTCCCGGCGTCAAGGTTGTCTACGTGCTTGTCCGCTCAAAGGCGGGCCAGGCTCCTCATGAGCGCATTGCGGACATGGTCAACTGCAAAGTGAGTTGTGATGAGTCGTGGCAGGATGTGGTTGTGAAAGATGGTATAGTGAGACATCCAGGCAGGTTTATCAAGCCCCCATCATCCTGTTTTGAATTGACTGGTAACAAAGTGAGTCAAAGAATCATAGTGAAGAAACGGTCCAACTTAATTAGAACATCGAAGCCCAAATTTGTGTACAGAGCCTAGAGTGTCATAAAGTTGCACTTTGTGGTTTGTTTTTGTGAAAGGTTGATATTTGAACTCAATAGTCAGTCATATAATCTCTGCCCCTCCATGTTTCTGAAGCACTGTGTTGTCTATTGACTGTTTTTGTGTCCAAACACTGGACCGATATCTAGAGGAGAAATTAGCTGAATTTGACAGAAAAAGTGTATGGAATTAGAATGACAGgactataggcctacctgtaatCGACCAGAATGTAATGTTTTGTAAAGATATGTAAGTCACATAGCAGGAGGTTGTATTATCATGTGTTCAATCTTCAAATAGCATCcttgtgttttgcattttcaacTGCCTGCAGCCAAGATCATAGTCATTTTTTTTATGAGATTTGAGAAAGCCATTTTGGTACTTCACATTACATAAAACCCTTGCTGTGGACATTTAATCTTATATGTTAAATGCATATACATTGCATATGACCATATTACTCAAGTATGACGGATTAATATCTATAGATGTATCTTAAGTAGCGCATGGTACTAGAGGACATCTGGATATATGGGTCATCTGTGATTACCGGAAATGTGATATCGCTTAAATTTATTTATCTAGCCGTTGATCAGGATTTCTCTGCTACAGCTCTTTGACAGATTAAGAGATGAGCAGCCTGACTTTGCAGAGAAAATTGTAGCTGTGAACAGTGACTTAACTCTGCCTGAACTGGACTTGAGGAAAGAGGACCAGGAGACACTGGCAGCCAATGTCAACATAGTCTTCCACTGTGCAGCAACAATCCGATTCAATGAGCCTCTCAAGTAAGCATTGCTCTCTTTATGAGCAACAAACCATCTCCATTTTTTTGCTAGCAAGATGtgccatttttacattttaagtCAGCGATAAATCCATCAGAGTATAAATAAACACCCAGTGCTATATGCATGTTTCCCTGTAGTATCTTGCCAGAGGCTGATAAAACGTCAGTTTAATGAGGTGTCTATATCAGCCTCTGTGCAAGTTCTCCACAGAGAACATTGTGCTCCAGATGCATTGGTGATCACTCCCCCTGTCGCTTGCACTCCCCACAGAGATGCAGTGCAGCTGAACGTTCTGGCGACTCAAAAGATGGTGGCTCTGGCCCACAGAATGAAACAGTTGGAGGTGTTCATCCACGTGTCCACGGCCTATGCCAACTGTGACCGCAAGCTCATTGAGGAGGTGGTCTACCCCCCACCAGTAGACTACAAGAAGCTTGTTGACACCTTAGAGTGAGTTGCACAGGTTCAGAGCATTGAGGAACAATAAGAGTGCCTCTTCTGAATGGGCCAATTTATTGATTTTTAATGCTACAATGTACAGTAGAGGCTATGTAGTCACTTTGGGTTCTGTTGTTttattgctattattatttaatagatggatggatgataaGCTTGTGGGCGTAATGACGCCAAAGCTGATTGGTGACCggccaaacacatacacttacaccaAAGCTTTGGCTGAGTATCTGGTCCAGCAGGAGTGTGGGAACCTGAACGTGGCCATCATCCGGCCCTCCATCGTCGGAGCCAGTTGGATGGAGCCCTTCCCTGTAAGTGCAGCACAAAGGGTCATGCTCAGTTCACAGTCGTAATCAGGTTTAAATCCTTATTGCTTTGGCCTATCTTGTGTTTGTAGAGGATTCCTGCTCTGTAACCAGCACTGCTTCTCTTACAGGGCTGGATAGATAATTTCAATGGACCTAGTGGAATATTCATTGCTGTAAGTGCAACTTTTCTGATATTTGAGATACATTACAGCACTCCACCTGCATAAATGCCGTTTGGGAAATCTTACTTTTCCTACCAAATCTGCTTGATTTCTAGGCGGGGAAGGGCATTCTGCGCACGATGAGGGCCTCCAATAATGCTGTGGCTGACTTGGTGCCAGTAGATGTCGTAATCAACACCACTCTGGCCGCTGCCTGGTACTCAGGCTCCCAAAGGCACAACAGGTCAGTTTCTCCCAAAGCATGGCGTCAGCAGCCAGACAGGTGGATGCCAGCTCTGCCTGAGAATCTCGGTAACGATACCGCTGCTTGAATGTCCTCCCAGGCTTGCTGTTTAGAAAACAGTGTGAGGAAGTAATTAGGGGAAGATGACTGTCTTTGTCAAGCCAGTGCAAGACATGAGCTCCAGCATAAAACATGTTCCACATTCACCACAAATGTAAAGCCATCTATCatatgcagtgttttttttttttaaaccttaaTGTTACAGCTTCAAAATAATTCTGATGGTAAACTAGGTTGCTGTGCGCCTTCCCAGCCGTAGCCTACCTGTGTGCAGAGAACCAACCTTGCAACTTGGCTCTCCCCCAACCCAGTTGTAGTTGTAAAGAAAACCATTTTTGATATTCTGATAAGATGTTtcagtgttgttgttgctgtaaaCCTGCTTGTCGTGTGTTTACTTTTGCAGACCCAAAACCATGTTGGTTTACAACTGCACAACTGGAGGCATCAACCCATTCCACTGGGGAGAAGTTGGTATGAAACCATCTTAGAATCGTTAGACTAATTGACTGACGAACACTGAAAACAATAAGGCACTTTAGAAATCAGGCCACACATAGTATTAAAATGGAAAAGAGATTAAATTGAATACCATAAAATATTGGGAAAGTAATAGAAGGAATTGGGAATATGATTTGAATTTTAGAACTA is a genomic window containing:
- the far1 gene encoding fatty acyl-CoA reductase 1 isoform X2 translates to MVTIPQFYEGKSVLITGATGFMGKVLLEKLLRSCPGVKVVYVLVRSKAGQAPHERIADMVNCKLFDRLRDEQPDFAEKIVAVNSDLTLPELDLRKEDQETLAANVNIVFHCAATIRFNEPLKDAVQLNVLATQKMVALAHRMKQLEVFIHVSTAYANCDRKLIEEVVYPPPVDYKKLVDTLEWMDDKLVGVMTPKLIGDRPNTYTYTKALAEYLVQQECGNLNVAIIRPSIVGASWMEPFPGWIDNFNGPSGIFIAAGKGILRTMRASNNAVADLVPVDVVINTTLAAAWYSGSQRHNRPKTMLVYNCTTGGINPFHWGEVEYCVNTIFKTNPLEQAFRRPNVNLRSNPFTNQYWTTVSHTLPALLYDGYLRLTGQKPRMMKTIKRLHKAMMVLEYFTSHSWVWNTDNVTMLMNQMSPEDRRLFNFDVRQLHWAEYMENYCMGTKKYVLNEELSGLPAARKHLSKLRNLRYTFNTLLVVVIWRVFIARSQMARNIWYFVVSLCFKFLSYFRASSTLRH
- the far1 gene encoding fatty acyl-CoA reductase 1 isoform X1; translated protein: MVTIPQFYEGKSVLITGATGFMGKVLLEKLLRSCPGVKVVYVLVRSKAGQAPHERIADMVNCKLFDRLRDEQPDFAEKIVAVNSDLTLPELDLRKEDQETLAANVNIVFHCAATIRFNEPLKDAVQLNVLATQKMVALAHRMKQLEVFIHVSTAYANCDRKLIEEVVYPPPVDYKKLVDTLEWMDDKLVGVMTPKLIGDRPNTYTYTKALAEYLVQQECGNLNVAIIRPSIVGASWMEPFPGWIDNFNGPSGIFIAAGKGILRTMRASNNAVADLVPVDVVINTTLAAAWYSGSQRHNRPKTMLVYNCTTGGINPFHWGEVEYHVISTFKRNPLEQAFRRPNVNLTSNHLINQYWIAVSHKAPAFLYDLFLRMMGKEPRMMKTIKRLHKAMMVLEYFTSHSWVWNTDNVTMLMNQMSPEDRRLFNFDVRQLHWAEYMENYCMGTKKYVLNEELSGLPAARKHLSKLRNLRYTFNTLLVVVIWRVFIARSQMARNIWYFVVSLCFKFLSYFRASSTLRH